A window of the Nisaea acidiphila genome harbors these coding sequences:
- the motA gene encoding flagellar motor stator protein MotA, whose amino-acid sequence MLVIIGWIVVTVCVIGGYMAMGGKLGPLWQPFELVIIGGAGVGAFIVANPKHVLGAAGRGFGAALKGPKYSKDDYLELLSLMYAIFKLAKTKGMLAIESHIERPEESSLFQAFPKFSSDHHALDFLCDYLRMMTLGTDNPHELADLLDEELETHHAEDAAVAGAYQTMGDGFPALGIVAAVLGIIKTMGSITEPPEVLGKLIGGALVGTFLGILLAYGFVSPLAATMGRTFEADAKYMGCIKAGLLAHVSGYAPAVSVEFARKTLMSKDRPSFFEVEEAVAALPPV is encoded by the coding sequence ATGCTGGTGATCATCGGGTGGATCGTCGTCACCGTCTGCGTCATTGGCGGGTATATGGCCATGGGCGGCAAGCTCGGGCCATTGTGGCAGCCGTTTGAGCTTGTCATCATCGGCGGCGCCGGCGTCGGCGCATTTATCGTTGCCAATCCGAAGCATGTTCTCGGTGCTGCCGGCCGTGGTTTCGGCGCCGCGCTTAAGGGCCCCAAATACTCCAAGGACGACTATCTCGAGCTGCTCAGTCTGATGTACGCGATCTTCAAACTCGCGAAGACCAAAGGCATGCTCGCTATCGAATCTCATATCGAAAGACCTGAAGAGAGTTCGCTCTTCCAGGCCTTTCCAAAATTCTCCTCCGACCACCACGCGCTCGATTTTCTCTGCGACTATCTCCGGATGATGACGCTCGGCACCGACAATCCGCACGAGCTTGCTGATCTGCTGGACGAAGAGTTGGAGACCCACCACGCGGAAGACGCCGCAGTTGCGGGCGCCTACCAGACCATGGGTGACGGCTTCCCCGCTCTCGGGATCGTTGCGGCGGTGCTCGGCATTATCAAGACCATGGGCTCGATCACCGAACCACCGGAGGTGCTGGGCAAGCTCATCGGCGGCGCCCTGGTGGGTACCTTCCTCGGTATTCTTCTCGCTTATGGCTTCGTCAGCCCGCTTGCAGCGACGATGGGCCGTACGTTCGAAGCCGACGCGAAATACATGGGGTGCATCAAGGCTGGTCTTTTGGCCCACGTTTCCGGGTACGCGCCGGCCGTCTCCGTCGAGTTTGCCCGCAAGACCCTGATGTCCAAGGATCGCCCGTCCTTCTTTGAAGTCGAGGAGGCTGTCGCAGCCTTGCCGCCGGTCTAG
- a CDS encoding penicillin acylase family protein, with amino-acid sequence MKSWVKRLAVGFVFAILGLNFAAAGLLIWLGGSLPQIEGEKRLPGLSESVEIRRDDAGIPVIRAASMADATFALGFVHAQDRLWQMESMRRIGAGRLAEIVGTLSESLGEEILPIDRFTRGLGFYRRAEAAYERASPELKAALKHYANGVNAYLATREGPLPPEFVALFHEPEPWTPADSLVWQQLMAFQLGTNWADELVRLRMAEAGLTAAQIDFLYREADGGASRPIEIKQGRIAPHLLDQAVRFAASMPPQLAPQGASNAWALSGSRTESGKPLLANDPHLRLTNPNLWYLARIETPEGVRVGGTVPGVPFLVLGHNGKIAWGFTTPNADIQDLFIEQIDPSDPARYLAPGGSRAFETREELFLVGSRERRETFRSTRHGPVLSDITGRAESIDASAVLAIAAPSFATDDASPEAFFRLSGASSVPDAIDLLRDFSSPAQNITLADRDGNIALLFAGRVPERVAADGFLPAEGTQESGDWTGWVERDRLPLQLNPESGAVLQANNRLAGSDPDLSLGREFEAPFRAQRIRAAIEDMGDKATLNMQTGLQMDTLSVEVSGMLDLLLPRLRAEALTDGARAAVGTLRAWDGRIQRDRAAPLIYTLWTSLLHRRIFGDELGHLIKEYRRVRPHMFEAVIREAPEWCDDIRSDAVEPCETAIRESLEEAIARLTAKYGADQTGWLWGRAHEVEFRHLLWSRVPVLRDLLNASPVTDGGDYTVNRGSPSVRISDGDFSFPHVHGAGIRAVYDLSDLDASLFSTSLGQSGNPFSEHYQDLAIAWADGSYRTVGSGPAPGTRTLILRPE; translated from the coding sequence ATGAAGAGCTGGGTGAAACGTCTTGCGGTCGGCTTTGTCTTCGCCATTCTGGGCCTAAATTTCGCGGCCGCCGGGCTCCTGATATGGCTCGGCGGCTCACTCCCCCAGATCGAAGGAGAGAAGCGGCTTCCCGGCCTTTCGGAAAGCGTCGAGATCCGGCGCGACGACGCCGGCATCCCCGTGATCCGTGCCGCCTCGATGGCGGACGCCACCTTCGCTCTCGGCTTCGTCCATGCGCAGGACCGGCTCTGGCAAATGGAGTCGATGCGCCGGATCGGCGCGGGCCGCCTGGCGGAGATCGTCGGCACGCTTTCGGAGAGCCTCGGCGAGGAGATTCTTCCGATCGACCGTTTCACCCGGGGGCTCGGATTCTACCGGCGTGCGGAAGCAGCCTACGAGCGGGCCTCTCCGGAACTGAAAGCGGCGCTCAAGCACTATGCGAACGGGGTAAACGCCTATCTCGCAACCCGCGAAGGACCGCTGCCGCCAGAATTCGTCGCCCTCTTCCACGAGCCGGAACCCTGGACGCCTGCCGACAGTCTCGTCTGGCAGCAGCTCATGGCGTTCCAACTCGGCACCAATTGGGCGGATGAGCTCGTACGCCTGCGCATGGCGGAGGCCGGCCTCACTGCCGCGCAGATCGATTTCCTCTACCGTGAGGCCGACGGCGGAGCGTCCCGGCCGATCGAGATCAAACAGGGCCGGATCGCACCGCACCTGCTGGACCAGGCGGTCCGTTTCGCCGCTTCAATGCCGCCGCAGCTGGCACCGCAGGGAGCGTCCAATGCCTGGGCGCTTTCCGGATCCCGCACGGAAAGCGGCAAGCCCCTGCTGGCGAACGATCCGCATCTCCGGCTGACCAATCCGAATCTCTGGTACCTCGCCCGGATCGAAACGCCCGAGGGCGTCCGCGTCGGCGGCACGGTACCGGGCGTGCCATTCCTGGTGCTTGGCCACAACGGCAAGATCGCCTGGGGCTTCACGACGCCGAACGCCGACATTCAGGACCTCTTTATCGAACAGATCGATCCTTCCGACCCGGCGCGTTACCTCGCACCCGGCGGCAGCCGCGCCTTCGAGACGCGCGAAGAGCTGTTCCTTGTCGGCTCCAGGGAAAGACGCGAGACCTTCCGGAGCACCCGCCATGGCCCCGTGCTCTCCGACATCACGGGCCGCGCCGAGAGCATCGACGCGAGCGCTGTACTTGCGATCGCGGCCCCGTCCTTCGCGACCGACGATGCCAGCCCGGAGGCCTTCTTCCGCCTGAGCGGCGCCTCCTCCGTGCCCGACGCGATCGATCTGCTGCGCGATTTCTCAAGTCCGGCGCAGAACATCACCCTCGCGGACCGTGACGGCAACATCGCCCTGCTCTTCGCCGGCCGGGTACCGGAGCGGGTTGCGGCAGACGGCTTCCTGCCTGCCGAGGGCACACAAGAGAGCGGCGACTGGACTGGGTGGGTCGAACGCGACCGCCTGCCGCTGCAGCTCAATCCGGAGAGCGGAGCGGTGCTGCAGGCCAATAACCGTCTGGCCGGAAGCGATCCGGACCTCTCGCTCGGTCGCGAGTTCGAGGCCCCGTTCCGGGCGCAGCGCATCCGCGCCGCAATCGAAGATATGGGCGACAAAGCGACCCTGAACATGCAGACCGGGCTGCAAATGGATACGCTCTCCGTCGAGGTTTCCGGCATGCTCGACCTGCTTCTGCCGCGTCTGCGCGCGGAAGCGCTCACGGACGGCGCGCGCGCCGCAGTGGGAACACTCCGAGCCTGGGACGGGAGGATACAGCGCGACCGGGCGGCGCCTCTCATCTACACGCTCTGGACCTCGCTCCTGCACCGGCGGATCTTCGGCGACGAGCTGGGTCATCTGATCAAGGAATACCGGCGGGTCCGGCCGCATATGTTTGAGGCGGTCATCCGGGAGGCACCGGAATGGTGCGACGATATCCGCTCGGACGCCGTAGAGCCTTGCGAGACCGCTATCCGGGAAAGCCTTGAAGAGGCGATTGCGCGGCTGACCGCGAAATACGGCGCAGACCAGACCGGCTGGCTCTGGGGGCGGGCCCACGAGGTAGAATTCCGCCACCTGCTCTGGTCCCGTGTTCCGGTACTCCGGGACCTGCTGAACGCCTCGCCTGTCACCGACGGCGGCGACTACACGGTCAACCGGGGCAGCCCGAGCGTGCGGATCTCGGACGGAGATTTCAGCTTCCCGCACGTACACGGCGCCGGGATCCGGGCCGTCTACGATCTTTCCGATCTGGACGCCTCGCTCTTCAGCACCAGCCTCGGTCAGTCCGGCAACCCATTCTCGGAGCATTATCAGGATCTGGCCATTGCATGGGCGGACGGCAGTTACAGGACAGTCGGCTCCGGTCCGGCCCCGGGAACGAGGACGCTCATATTGCGGCCCGAATAG
- a CDS encoding GNAT family N-acetyltransferase yields MDAQYPIRAATPADEPAIAELTRQAYASWVAEMGFAPMPVNADHGRFIRADLAWVATDGDGSLAAVIEMEPDGDDWTVFSVAVSPSLQGKGLGPAMLDFAERVGAERGHPDIKLYTNQRMARNIDLYRHLGYAVTGKRPSPRRPGDVIVDMAKPIGVERLKT; encoded by the coding sequence GTGGACGCGCAATACCCAATTCGCGCCGCCACACCGGCGGATGAACCGGCGATCGCCGAATTGACACGGCAGGCATATGCGTCATGGGTTGCCGAGATGGGCTTCGCACCTATGCCTGTCAACGCAGATCACGGGCGATTCATTCGGGCCGATTTGGCCTGGGTTGCGACGGACGGCGACGGTTCTCTCGCCGCGGTCATCGAGATGGAGCCCGACGGAGACGACTGGACAGTATTCAGCGTTGCCGTAAGCCCGTCATTGCAGGGAAAAGGACTGGGGCCGGCGATGCTGGACTTCGCCGAGCGCGTGGGAGCGGAGCGCGGCCACCCGGACATCAAGCTCTATACGAATCAGCGCATGGCCCGGAATATCGACCTGTACCGGCATCTCGGATATGCGGTAACCGGCAAGCGGCCAAGCCCGCGGCGCCCGGGCGATGTCATCGTCGATATGGCGAAACCGATTGGCGTCGAAAGGCTGAAGACTTAG
- a CDS encoding arginyltransferase has protein sequence MFDNLRARPLAFFHTLPMPCPYLPGKTERRLIADISSRRGQHAHDSLAKAGFRRTQHLTYRPACPGCNACHPVRVRCADFRWSRTFRKLLKRNSDLTGRPVQAIATREQYALFHAYQQGRHGDGEMAMMDFADYAEMIERSPIETYLIEYRDAAHRLLAIMLVDEQEDGLSAVYSYFDTEDPTRGFGTYMVLDLVQQATSRGLDYLYLGYWIPDCRKMSYKTKYKPYELLTPEGWVEASD, from the coding sequence ATGTTCGACAATCTCAGAGCCCGCCCGCTGGCGTTCTTCCATACGCTGCCCATGCCCTGCCCCTATCTGCCGGGCAAGACCGAGCGGCGCCTGATCGCGGACATTTCCAGCCGGCGCGGTCAGCACGCGCACGACTCGCTCGCCAAGGCCGGTTTCCGGCGCACCCAGCATCTGACCTACCGGCCTGCCTGCCCCGGATGCAACGCCTGCCACCCAGTGCGCGTGCGCTGCGCCGACTTCCGCTGGTCGCGGACCTTCCGCAAACTCCTCAAGCGCAATAGCGACCTCACCGGCCGCCCGGTCCAGGCCATCGCCACGCGGGAGCAATACGCGCTCTTCCATGCCTATCAGCAGGGCCGCCACGGCGACGGCGAAATGGCGATGATGGATTTCGCCGATTATGCCGAGATGATCGAGCGTTCTCCGATCGAGACCTACCTGATCGAGTATCGCGACGCGGCGCATCGCCTTCTGGCGATCATGCTCGTAGACGAGCAGGAAGACGGCCTCTCCGCCGTCTACAGTTATTTCGACACCGAGGACCCTACACGCGGCTTCGGCACTTACATGGTGCTCGACCTGGTCCAGCAGGCCACATCCCGGGGCCTTGACTATCTCTATCTCGGCTACTGGATCCCGGATTGCCGGAAGATGTCCTACAAGACCAAGTACAAGCCTTACGAACTGCTGACGCCGGAAGGCTGGGTCGAGGCTTCCGACTAA
- a CDS encoding flagellar motor protein MotB — MDNHASIVIKKVKKGGHGGHHGGAWKVAYADFVTAMMAFFLLLWLLNATTEEQKMGISNYFDPTAISRSTRSGSGGVLGGTSITVPGALKSASSPPMISTPQVARPQAERTESTDPDSDDPENIESRLGSEDDAEGLISAEDLEKLLEEREAAQFQAAEKMLRKAIEESDDPEIQKMVEDGGLQIDQSPEGLRIQLLDQEKTALFPLGSADMFEQTQKLLAKVSEIIAKLPNKIKISGHTDSRPFPPGATYTNWELSADRALSSRRALISNGIPQERVAQVVGMADTDPIEPNDPSAPSNRRISIVLLRTDFSDQAASAAAAGRQQEPAVQPTETTLPTVLPDNGSALPPVRSGG; from the coding sequence TTGGACAATCACGCCAGCATAGTCATCAAGAAGGTCAAGAAGGGCGGCCATGGCGGACACCATGGCGGCGCCTGGAAGGTTGCCTACGCCGACTTCGTGACCGCGATGATGGCCTTCTTCCTGCTCCTCTGGTTGCTGAACGCGACCACGGAGGAGCAGAAGATGGGTATCTCCAACTATTTCGATCCGACCGCGATCTCCCGCTCCACGCGAAGCGGCTCCGGCGGTGTGCTCGGCGGCACCTCCATCACGGTGCCGGGCGCACTGAAGTCCGCCTCCTCCCCGCCGATGATCTCCACCCCCCAGGTGGCGCGTCCCCAGGCCGAGCGGACGGAGTCCACGGATCCCGATTCAGACGATCCGGAGAACATCGAATCCCGCCTCGGCAGCGAAGACGATGCCGAGGGACTGATCAGCGCCGAGGATCTCGAGAAGCTCCTTGAGGAACGCGAGGCGGCCCAGTTCCAGGCGGCCGAAAAGATGCTGCGCAAGGCGATCGAGGAATCCGACGATCCCGAGATCCAGAAGATGGTCGAGGATGGCGGTCTGCAGATCGACCAATCGCCGGAAGGTCTACGTATCCAGCTGCTCGACCAGGAAAAAACGGCGCTCTTCCCGCTCGGCAGCGCCGACATGTTCGAGCAGACCCAGAAGCTGCTCGCCAAGGTCTCCGAGATCATCGCCAAGCTGCCGAACAAGATCAAAATCTCCGGGCACACGGACAGCCGTCCCTTCCCGCCCGGCGCGACCTATACCAACTGGGAACTTTCCGCCGACCGTGCGCTTTCCAGCCGCCGCGCGCTGATCTCCAACGGTATCCCGCAGGAGCGCGTGGCGCAGGTCGTCGGCATGGCGGATACAGACCCGATTGAACCGAACGACCCGAGCGCGCCGAGCAACAGGCGGATCAGTATCGTCCTGCTGCGAACCGATTTCAGCGACCAGGCCGCCAGCGCCGCGGCGGCCGGACGTCAGCAAGAGCCCGCTGTGCAGCCGACCGAGACCACATTGCCAACCGTTTTGCCGGATAATGGCTCGGCACTTCCCCCGGTAAGGTCCGGAGGCTAG
- a CDS encoding outer membrane protein: protein MSCLDRILTSAAICLAVAGWSTPSLSQQSDDRQNSWYFLGAETDRNGLVGGGEGFDLVSPDRRGLDEFRSGERYTFSFRYSDLGTPTGQIGLGRGPDPYGTGDVLSIYFDHSFAELSGWGVRPHMIAGMGLAYGTGLDRQEELAPAFELGVGASYAINENWDFFTEYRAFYTGRAEQSLRSDEDPSGFAQNFTLGARLRF, encoded by the coding sequence ATGTCCTGCCTTGACCGTATTCTGACGTCTGCCGCGATTTGCCTCGCAGTTGCGGGATGGTCGACTCCGTCCTTGTCCCAGCAGAGCGACGACCGGCAGAATTCCTGGTATTTTCTCGGCGCCGAGACGGACCGTAACGGTCTGGTCGGCGGCGGCGAGGGTTTCGATCTGGTTTCTCCGGACCGGCGCGGCCTGGACGAGTTTCGCTCCGGTGAGCGCTACACTTTCTCTTTCCGGTACTCCGATCTCGGTACCCCCACCGGGCAAATCGGCCTTGGACGCGGCCCGGACCCCTACGGCACGGGCGATGTGCTTTCGATCTATTTCGACCATTCCTTTGCTGAACTCAGCGGCTGGGGGGTGCGCCCGCATATGATCGCCGGCATGGGGCTGGCCTACGGCACCGGGCTTGACCGGCAGGAGGAACTGGCGCCGGCCTTCGAACTCGGTGTCGGGGCGTCCTACGCGATCAACGAGAACTGGGACTTCTTCACCGAATACCGTGCCTTTTATACCGGGCGGGCCGAACAGAGCCTGCGTTCGGACGAGGATCCGAGCGGCTTTGCCCAGAACTTCACGCTAGGCGCGCGGTTGCGCTTCTGA
- a CDS encoding flavin reductase family protein, giving the protein MSVTGDQFRDVMGRFATGVTVVTTANGASLHGFTASSFSSVSLDPPLVLVCLGKDAACHQPFVEGDCFAVNILAADQASLSVRFSTDVADRFEGLDFDTWETGAPVLRGVLAAMDCKLHAVHEGGDHSILIGRVERLGPVAGDSAPLLYYRGAYQALA; this is encoded by the coding sequence ATGTCCGTAACAGGCGATCAGTTTCGCGACGTGATGGGCCGGTTTGCAACCGGTGTCACTGTCGTTACCACGGCCAACGGGGCCAGCCTGCACGGTTTCACGGCAAGTTCCTTCTCCTCGGTATCGCTCGATCCGCCGCTTGTTCTCGTCTGTCTGGGAAAAGACGCGGCCTGCCATCAACCCTTCGTCGAGGGGGATTGTTTCGCGGTGAACATCCTCGCGGCGGATCAGGCCTCTCTCTCCGTTCGCTTCAGCACCGATGTAGCTGACCGTTTTGAAGGGCTCGATTTCGATACGTGGGAAACCGGCGCTCCTGTGTTGCGCGGCGTGTTGGCGGCGATGGACTGCAAACTGCACGCGGTGCATGAGGGCGGCGACCACTCGATCCTGATTGGCCGCGTGGAGCGGCTCGGGCCGGTAGCAGGCGACTCCGCGCCGCTTCTCTATTATCGCGGCGCCTATCAGGCGCTTGCCTGA
- a CDS encoding threonine ammonia-lyase, which produces MGLAVSFEDIEKARETLSDKVLRTPSITAPALGEALGVDLTLKLENLQRTGSFKARGAYVKLASLSEEERRRGVIAMSAGNHAQGVAYHATALGIRSTIVMPAATPFTKVEKTRNFGATVVQYGDTLAESREKVEELVTEHGYILIHPYDDPLIIAGQGTAGLELMQDVPDLDTLVVPIGGGGLISGIALAARHFNPNIEIIGVQTEQYPSMYQALRGEEPQFGGETLAEGIAVKVPGKLTMKICSELVSEIILVGETEIERAVNGCAEHQNLVAEGAGAAGIAAMLKEPDRFAGKRVGTVICGGNIDQRMLATVLLRGLTRHGRLARLRIDITDQPGTLARVAGIIGKSGANIVEVHHQRMFQDVPVKKAELEVLVETRNPDHVLEIVAELDAADLKTRVMSNMAMETAPL; this is translated from the coding sequence ATGGGACTGGCGGTTTCTTTCGAGGACATTGAAAAGGCTCGGGAAACACTTTCGGACAAGGTTCTCCGGACACCCTCGATCACTGCTCCCGCTCTTGGCGAGGCGCTCGGTGTCGACCTCACTCTCAAACTGGAAAACCTCCAGCGAACGGGTTCCTTCAAGGCGCGCGGAGCTTATGTGAAGCTCGCAAGCCTTAGCGAGGAGGAGCGACGGCGCGGAGTTATTGCCATGTCCGCAGGCAACCATGCCCAAGGCGTCGCCTATCATGCCACGGCGCTCGGGATCCGCTCAACCATCGTCATGCCCGCCGCAACCCCGTTCACCAAGGTGGAGAAGACCCGCAATTTCGGTGCGACCGTGGTTCAGTATGGCGACACCCTCGCCGAAAGCCGGGAGAAGGTTGAGGAACTCGTCACCGAACACGGCTACATCCTGATCCATCCCTACGACGACCCGCTGATCATCGCCGGTCAGGGAACCGCAGGCCTTGAGCTGATGCAGGACGTTCCGGACCTCGACACCCTGGTCGTCCCGATCGGCGGCGGCGGGCTGATTTCCGGCATCGCGCTCGCGGCCCGGCATTTCAATCCGAACATCGAAATCATCGGCGTCCAGACCGAGCAGTATCCCTCGATGTATCAGGCCTTGCGCGGTGAAGAGCCGCAATTCGGCGGGGAAACACTCGCGGAGGGCATTGCCGTCAAGGTTCCCGGCAAGCTCACGATGAAGATCTGCAGCGAACTGGTCTCGGAGATCATTCTGGTCGGCGAGACCGAGATCGAGCGCGCAGTGAACGGCTGCGCCGAGCATCAGAACCTCGTCGCGGAAGGCGCCGGAGCCGCCGGCATCGCGGCGATGCTGAAAGAGCCGGATCGCTTTGCCGGCAAACGGGTCGGAACGGTGATCTGCGGCGGCAATATCGATCAGCGGATGCTGGCCACGGTGCTGCTGCGCGGTCTGACGCGGCACGGACGGCTGGCGCGCCTGCGTATCGACATCACCGACCAGCCGGGCACCCTCGCCCGTGTCGCCGGGATTATCGGAAAATCGGGCGCCAACATCGTCGAGGTGCACCACCAGCGTATGTTCCAGGACGTGCCGGTCAAGAAGGCGGAGCTGGAGGTGCTGGTCGAGACCCGGAACCCGGACCATGTGCTGGAAATCGTTGCGGAGCTCGATGCCGCAGATCTCAAAACCCGCGTCATGAGCAACATGGCGATGGAAACGGCGCCGCTCTGA
- a CDS encoding aldehyde dehydrogenase family protein gives MNLMRNELDFSSEPSLTPNTDPYALAKALSGRHLIGGKLVPAKSGNSFEVIDPATGSVIGYGAEGDEQDVNEAVANAAAAQKEWGKMRARDRGALIHKCGEVLQDHVEELGRLIALETGKALRTESRVEASILADAFLFHAGLASELKGETVPHHPEMLTITVREPIGVVGAIIPWNVPLLLMALKIAPALVAGNTVVVKSAEEAPLTVLRVCQILASVLPAGCFNMLSGFGPECGAPLVAHPKVGKVTFTGSVETGKIVYKTAADKLIPVTLELGGKSPMIVMKDADIDKAIGGAVTGMRFTRQGQSCTAASRMFVHADVHDEFVAKLREKVDAMVMGDPLDEKTDIGTIISPEQFSKVKAYIDHGKGEEGAEAVECSAMPTDPKFKDGLFVRPVVFLGMTNDSKLAREEIFGPVTCVLKWTDEEEVLAAANDSDYGLAATVWTNNLKAALTFTEKLEAGFVQVNQNLVVQPGLSYGGIKQSGIGKEATLEAMLEHFTKKKTIIFNKT, from the coding sequence ATGAACCTGATGCGCAACGAGCTCGATTTCTCAAGCGAACCGTCGCTGACCCCGAACACCGATCCCTACGCGCTGGCGAAAGCGCTGTCGGGCCGCCACCTGATCGGCGGCAAGCTGGTCCCGGCGAAATCCGGCAACAGCTTCGAGGTCATCGACCCTGCGACCGGCAGCGTCATCGGCTACGGGGCCGAGGGCGACGAGCAGGACGTGAACGAAGCGGTCGCGAATGCCGCCGCCGCGCAGAAGGAATGGGGCAAGATGCGTGCCCGCGACCGCGGTGCGCTGATCCATAAATGCGGCGAGGTTCTGCAGGACCATGTCGAGGAGCTCGGCCGCCTGATCGCGCTCGAGACCGGCAAGGCGCTGCGCACCGAAAGCCGTGTAGAGGCCTCGATCCTCGCCGACGCCTTCCTGTTCCATGCCGGCCTCGCCTCCGAGCTGAAGGGCGAGACCGTCCCGCACCATCCGGAGATGCTGACCATCACGGTGCGCGAGCCGATCGGCGTCGTCGGCGCGATCATTCCCTGGAACGTGCCGCTGCTGCTGATGGCGCTGAAAATTGCCCCGGCGCTGGTCGCGGGCAACACGGTTGTCGTGAAGTCCGCCGAGGAAGCGCCGCTGACCGTGCTGCGCGTTTGCCAGATCCTCGCCTCCGTGCTGCCGGCCGGCTGCTTCAACATGCTCTCCGGCTTCGGCCCCGAATGCGGCGCCCCGCTGGTCGCCCATCCGAAGGTCGGCAAGGTGACCTTCACCGGCTCCGTCGAGACCGGCAAGATCGTCTACAAGACTGCGGCCGACAAGCTGATCCCGGTGACGCTGGAGCTCGGCGGCAAGAGCCCGATGATCGTCATGAAAGATGCCGATATCGACAAGGCGATCGGCGGCGCCGTCACCGGCATGCGCTTCACCCGCCAGGGCCAGAGCTGCACCGCCGCGAGCCGCATGTTCGTGCATGCCGACGTGCATGACGAGTTCGTCGCCAAACTGCGCGAGAAGGTCGACGCCATGGTGATGGGCGACCCGCTCGACGAGAAGACCGATATCGGCACCATCATCTCGCCGGAGCAGTTCTCCAAGGTGAAGGCCTATATCGACCACGGCAAGGGCGAGGAAGGCGCGGAAGCGGTCGAATGCTCCGCCATGCCAACCGATCCGAAGTTCAAGGACGGCCTCTTCGTCCGCCCGGTCGTCTTCCTCGGCATGACGAACGACAGCAAGCTCGCCCGCGAGGAGATTTTCGGCCCCGTCACCTGCGTCCTCAAATGGACCGACGAGGAGGAAGTGCTCGCCGCCGCCAACGACAGCGACTACGGCCTCGCCGCGACAGTCTGGACCAACAACCTGAAAGCGGCCCTGACCTTCACAGAGAAGCTGGAGGCCGGCTTCGTGCAGGTAAACCAGAACCTCGTGGTGCAGCCGGGCCTTTCCTACGGTGGCATCAAGCAATCCGGCATCGGCAAGGAAGCGACGCTGGAAGCGATGCTGGAGCACTTCACGAAGAAGAAGACCATCATCTTCAACAAGACCTGA